A part of Streptococcus porcinus genomic DNA contains:
- the ftsA gene encoding cell division protein FtsA, giving the protein MARNGFFTGLDIGTSSIKVLVAEFISGEMNVIGVSNVPSTGVKDGIIIDIEAAAVAIKTAVEQAEEKAGMAIDKINVGLPANLLQIEPTQGMIPVPSESKEIKDEDVDSVVKSALTKSITPEREVISLVPEEFIVDGFQGIRDPRGMMGIRLEMRGLIYTGPSTILHNLRKTVERAGIKVENIIITPLAMARSVLNEGEREFGATVIDMGGGQTTVASMRAQELQYTNIYSEGGDYITKDISKVLKTSMSIAEALKFNFGQANVNEASLTETVKVDVVGSDEPVEVTERYLSEIISARIRHILDRVKQDLDRGRLLELPGGIVLIGGGAIVPGVVDIAQEIFGTNVKLHVPNQVGIRNPMFANVISLVEYVGKMSEVDVLAQGAVTGEELLRRKPIDFNGQEPYIPPYNEPRNAQTANYNSSQHDAPVDIDKQASAEPKPGLGERVRGIFGSMFD; this is encoded by the coding sequence ATGGCTAGAAATGGCTTTTTTACTGGTTTGGATATAGGAACTAGCTCGATTAAAGTACTTGTTGCAGAGTTTATTTCAGGTGAAATGAATGTTATCGGTGTTAGCAATGTCCCTAGTACAGGCGTAAAAGATGGAATAATTATTGATATTGAAGCTGCTGCAGTAGCCATTAAAACAGCAGTTGAGCAAGCAGAAGAAAAAGCAGGAATGGCTATTGATAAGATTAATGTTGGTCTTCCAGCAAATCTTCTACAAATTGAACCGACACAAGGTATGATACCAGTACCAAGCGAATCAAAAGAAATAAAAGATGAAGATGTCGATAGTGTTGTTAAATCTGCTTTAACTAAAAGTATTACGCCTGAACGTGAAGTTATTTCTTTAGTTCCAGAGGAATTCATTGTAGATGGTTTCCAAGGGATTCGTGATCCACGTGGTATGATGGGGATTCGCTTAGAGATGCGTGGGTTGATTTATACTGGTCCAAGTACTATCTTGCACAACTTACGTAAAACGGTCGAACGTGCGGGGATTAAAGTCGAAAATATCATTATCACTCCTCTTGCAATGGCTAGATCAGTTTTAAATGAAGGTGAGCGTGAATTTGGTGCTACTGTTATTGATATGGGTGGCGGCCAAACTACGGTTGCCTCAATGCGCGCCCAAGAATTGCAATACACTAATATTTATTCTGAGGGTGGAGACTACATTACCAAGGATATTTCAAAAGTTTTAAAAACATCCATGTCTATCGCTGAAGCTTTGAAATTTAACTTCGGTCAAGCAAATGTCAACGAAGCAAGTTTGACTGAAACGGTTAAGGTGGATGTTGTAGGCAGCGATGAGCCTGTGGAGGTCACTGAACGCTATCTATCTGAAATTATCTCAGCGCGTATCCGTCACATTTTAGACCGTGTTAAACAGGATTTAGACCGTGGCCGTCTTTTAGAATTACCTGGTGGGATTGTGCTAATCGGTGGTGGAGCAATTGTTCCAGGAGTAGTTGATATTGCTCAGGAAATCTTTGGAACTAATGTTAAACTACACGTTCCTAATCAAGTTGGTATCCGTAATCCAATGTTTGCTAATGTCATTAGTTTAGTCGAATATGTTGGTAAAATGTCAGAAGTTGATGTTTTAGCACAAGGTGCAGTTACTGGTGAAGAATTGTTGCGTAGAAAACCAATTGATTTTAATGGTCAAGAACCTTATATACCACCCTATAATGAGCCTAGAAATGCACAGACGGCTAATTATAACAGTTCGCAACATGATGCACCTGTTGATATTGACAAACAAGCATCAGCTGAGCCAAAACCTGGCTTAGGCGAACGGGTTCGTGGTATTTTTGGAAGTATGTTTGACTAG
- the ftsZ gene encoding cell division protein FtsZ, translated as MAFSFDTASIQGAIIKVIGVGGGGGNAINRMIDEGVAGVEFIAANTDIQALSSSKAETVIQLGPKLTRGLGAGGQPEVGRKAAEESEETLTEALTGADMVFITAGMGGGSGTGAAPVIARIAKSLGALTVAVVTRPFGFEGNKRGNFAIEGIQELREQVDTLLIISNNNLLEIVDKKTPLLEALSEADNVLRQGVQGITDLITSPGLINLDFADVKTVMANKGNALMGIGIGTGEERIVEAARKAIYSPLLETTIDGAEDVIVNVTGGLDMTLTEAEEASEIVGQAAGNGVNIWLGTSIDDSMNDEIRVTVVATGVRQDKAEQVSGFRSQPRTFNQGSAQKAGAQYASEQTHQAAQPSFERQTNFDMAETREMPRTHSNSPKMNPSQNQGSAFGNWDLRRDNIERPTESELDKQLNMSTFSVNESDDDELETPPFFKNR; from the coding sequence ATGGCATTTTCATTCGATACAGCATCAATTCAAGGTGCTATCATTAAAGTAATCGGTGTTGGAGGCGGTGGCGGTAACGCTATCAATCGTATGATTGATGAAGGCGTTGCTGGTGTTGAATTCATCGCTGCTAACACTGATATCCAAGCCTTAAGTTCGTCTAAGGCTGAAACTGTAATTCAATTAGGACCTAAGTTAACTCGTGGTCTTGGTGCGGGAGGACAACCTGAGGTAGGTCGTAAGGCTGCAGAAGAAAGTGAAGAAACGTTAACAGAAGCACTAACTGGCGCAGATATGGTCTTCATCACAGCCGGTATGGGAGGCGGATCTGGTACGGGTGCTGCTCCAGTTATCGCTCGGATTGCTAAAAGTCTAGGTGCTTTGACTGTGGCTGTTGTTACTCGTCCATTCGGTTTTGAAGGAAATAAACGTGGCAACTTTGCTATTGAGGGTATTCAAGAATTGCGTGAGCAAGTTGATACACTACTCATTATTTCCAACAATAATTTACTTGAAATTGTTGATAAGAAAACTCCGCTATTAGAAGCACTTAGTGAAGCTGATAACGTTTTACGACAAGGTGTCCAAGGTATTACAGATTTAATTACTAGTCCAGGCTTAATTAATTTAGACTTTGCTGATGTTAAGACAGTGATGGCTAATAAAGGCAATGCCTTGATGGGAATTGGTATTGGAACTGGAGAAGAACGCATTGTTGAAGCAGCTCGTAAAGCTATCTACTCACCATTATTGGAAACAACAATAGACGGTGCTGAGGATGTCATCGTTAATGTTACTGGAGGCCTTGATATGACCTTAACAGAAGCTGAGGAAGCTTCCGAGATTGTGGGGCAGGCTGCTGGGAATGGTGTTAATATTTGGTTAGGAACATCAATTGATGATAGTATGAATGACGAAATTAGAGTGACAGTAGTTGCTACAGGTGTTCGTCAAGATAAAGCTGAACAAGTTTCTGGTTTCCGCTCTCAACCTCGTACTTTTAATCAAGGAAGTGCTCAAAAAGCTGGTGCTCAATATGCAAGTGAGCAAACGCATCAAGCTGCTCAACCAAGTTTTGAACGTCAAACAAATTTTGACATGGCAGAAACGCGTGAGATGCCAAGAACACATTCTAATAGCCCCAAAATGAATCCAAGTCAAAATCAAGGGTCAGCCTTTGGAAATTGGGATTTGAGACGTGACAATATTGAGCGACCTACTGAAAGTGAGCTTGATAAACAGTTAAATATGTCAACATTCTCAGTTAATGAGTCCGATGATGATGAATTAGAAACACCACCATTCTTTAAAAATCGTTAA
- a CDS encoding YggS family pyridoxal phosphate-dependent enzyme gives MNLEQNKKTIFEQVHKACIAADRLEESVKVVAVTKHVDISTASALLDNGVKHLAENRVDKFLEKYDALKDRDVTWHLIGSLQRRKVKDVINRVDYFHALDSLNLAKEIQKRADHPINCFLQVNISGEKSKHGFSPDEVNLVLPQIAELNKIRLVGLMTMAPLDADSEIIHDIFEQAKQLRQELQQQDRKNMPFTELSMGMSNDYEIAIQHGATFVRIGTSFFK, from the coding sequence ATGAATCTTGAACAAAATAAAAAAACTATTTTTGAACAAGTCCATAAAGCATGTATTGCAGCTGACCGTTTAGAGGAAAGTGTAAAGGTAGTAGCTGTTACCAAACATGTAGATATTTCTACTGCAAGTGCTTTACTTGATAATGGAGTAAAGCATCTAGCAGAAAATCGTGTGGATAAATTTTTAGAAAAATACGACGCTTTAAAGGATCGAGATGTTACTTGGCATCTCATTGGCAGTCTCCAAAGACGTAAAGTAAAAGATGTCATTAATCGTGTTGACTACTTTCACGCTTTGGACTCTCTAAACTTGGCTAAAGAAATTCAAAAGCGTGCTGATCACCCTATTAATTGCTTTTTGCAAGTTAATATTTCTGGTGAAAAAAGTAAACATGGTTTCTCTCCTGATGAAGTGAATTTAGTTCTTCCGCAGATTGCTGAGTTGAACAAGATTCGTTTGGTTGGATTGATGACCATGGCTCCACTAGATGCAGATTCAGAAATCATTCATGACATTTTTGAACAGGCCAAACAATTAAGACAAGAATTGCAACAACAGGACAGAAAGAATATGCCCTTTACGGAGTTAAGCATGGGAATGAGTAATGATTATGAAATCGCTATTCAGCACGGTGCAACTTTCGTGCGTATTGGAACTTCTTTCTTTAAGTAA
- a CDS encoding cell division protein SepF, translated as MAFKDTINKVVSYFDTDDVSEVEEDVPVQQVEEQQSQRPHQTARQSSQQQIVNKTNQPSNRPVQPSRNYKAEQQPLPNYQSQVRSNPSDTSERRQTQYGSGSHVKKQDILSEGSRVEQTRIALKYPKKYEDAQEIVDLLIENECVLIDFQYMLDAQARRCLDFIDGASKVLYGSLQKVGSSMYLLTPSNVSVNIEDMNIPNTNQDFGYDFDMKRR; from the coding sequence ATGGCATTTAAGGATACAATTAATAAAGTGGTATCTTACTTTGATACTGATGACGTCAGTGAAGTGGAAGAAGATGTTCCAGTTCAGCAAGTAGAGGAGCAACAGAGTCAAAGACCACATCAAACTGCTCGACAGAGCTCTCAACAGCAGATAGTTAATAAAACAAACCAGCCTTCGAATAGACCAGTTCAACCTAGTCGTAATTATAAGGCAGAGCAACAACCTCTTCCTAACTATCAATCACAAGTACGCTCTAATCCCTCAGATACATCAGAACGCAGACAAACTCAGTACGGTTCGGGTTCACATGTAAAAAAACAAGATATCTTGTCAGAGGGCTCAAGAGTTGAACAAACAAGGATTGCTTTGAAGTATCCTAAGAAGTATGAAGATGCTCAAGAAATTGTTGATTTACTTATTGAAAATGAATGTGTTTTGATAGATTTTCAGTATATGTTAGATGCTCAAGCGAGACGTTGCTTAGATTTTATTGATGGTGCTAGTAAAGTTTTATATGGTTCACTACAAAAAGTTGGTTCGTCAATGTATCTATTGACCCCTTCTAATGTATCTGTTAATATTGAAGATATGAATATTCCAAATACTAACCAAGATTTTGGTTATGATTTTGATATGAAGAGACGTTAA
- a CDS encoding YggT family protein: MIVILVIVLNLIKVYSYLLLGYALLSWFPGAYDTWLGRFICQLVEPVLQPFRKLPLQFAGIDFTVFVVMIALNFLSNFLIRLLVG, translated from the coding sequence ATGATAGTTATTTTAGTTATCGTTCTCAACTTGATTAAGGTTTATTCATACCTTTTACTTGGTTATGCCTTACTATCGTGGTTTCCAGGCGCTTATGATACTTGGTTAGGCCGTTTCATTTGTCAATTAGTTGAACCTGTTTTACAGCCATTTAGAAAATTACCGCTACAATTTGCAGGTATCGATTTTACAGTTTTCGTGGTTATGATTGCTCTCAATTTTTTAAGTAATTTTTTGATAAGACTACTGGTAGGATGA
- a CDS encoding YlmH family RNA-binding protein translates to MTTKDFKQHFHPSETPFIEKIQDIIRRVEDSYSFYLTEFLNPRQVEILKILVASSDLQCFSSSDFYHTEYGRVIIAPDYYHLNECDFALAIVDISYNAKFNTIKHAQILGAFIHELGIQRSLLGDILVAPGHAQVMTTKSMLSYAITNISKIARASVNLKEGSLEDLIQANVDEKHLELLLSSFRLDTLIANVFKLSRSQAIKLVESEKVKINYRVSRKASDLLVIGDLISVRGFGRFQLLQDNGLTKNGKYKLTISKTMQK, encoded by the coding sequence ATGACAACAAAAGATTTTAAACAACATTTTCATCCAAGTGAAACTCCCTTTATTGAAAAAATACAAGATATTATTCGGCGTGTTGAGGATTCTTATTCTTTTTATCTGACTGAATTTTTGAATCCAAGGCAAGTAGAGATACTTAAAATACTAGTAGCAAGTTCTGATCTTCAATGCTTCTCGTCAAGTGATTTTTACCATACCGAATATGGACGTGTAATTATTGCACCCGATTATTATCATTTAAATGAATGTGATTTTGCACTTGCAATTGTTGACATAAGCTATAATGCTAAATTTAACACAATAAAACATGCTCAAATATTAGGTGCTTTTATTCATGAATTAGGCATTCAAAGGAGTTTATTAGGTGATATTTTAGTAGCACCTGGACATGCTCAAGTAATGACAACAAAATCAATGCTTTCTTACGCCATAACAAATATTTCGAAAATTGCTAGGGCTAGTGTGAATTTGAAAGAGGGTTCGTTAGAAGACCTTATTCAGGCTAATGTTGATGAGAAACACTTAGAATTGCTTCTTTCGAGTTTTAGACTGGATACCTTGATTGCTAATGTTTTTAAGCTATCAAGAAGTCAGGCCATCAAATTAGTCGAGTCTGAAAAAGTAAAAATCAATTACCGGGTTTCAAGAAAAGCTTCAGACTTACTTGTAATTGGTGATTTGATTAGTGTTAGAGGCTTTGGGAGGTTTCAACTTTTACAGGATAATGGTTTAACCAAAAATGGAAAGTACAAACTTACAATAAGCAAAACAATGCAAAAATAA
- a CDS encoding DivIVA domain-containing protein, with protein sequence MALTALEIKDKTFKTKLRGYSEEEVNEFLDIVVDDYEALVKKNREQEAKIKTLEEKLAYFDEMKESLSQSVILAQETAEKVKASANAEASNLVSKANYDAQHLLDESKAKANQMLRDATDEAKRVAVETEELKRQTRVFHQRLISSIESQLSLSNSPEWDELLQPTAIYLQNSDAAFKEVVKEVLDEDIPETNDSASFDATRQFSPEEMAELQRRVDESNKELESSEFAKNDHSDYSDSVINLNETQTFKLNIED encoded by the coding sequence ATGGCACTTACAGCACTTGAAATTAAAGATAAAACATTTAAAACAAAATTACGCGGTTATAGTGAAGAAGAAGTTAATGAATTTTTAGATATCGTTGTCGATGATTATGAAGCTCTTGTTAAGAAAAACCGTGAGCAAGAAGCGAAAATCAAAACTCTTGAAGAAAAATTAGCTTACTTTGATGAAATGAAAGAATCACTAAGTCAGTCCGTTATTCTTGCACAAGAAACTGCTGAAAAAGTAAAGGCATCTGCCAATGCTGAAGCAAGTAACTTGGTAAGTAAGGCTAATTATGATGCACAGCATCTCTTAGATGAGTCAAAAGCAAAGGCTAACCAAATGTTGCGTGATGCTACTGATGAAGCGAAAAGAGTTGCAGTTGAAACTGAAGAATTGAAACGTCAAACACGTGTTTTCCACCAACGTCTAATTTCATCTATTGAGTCTCAACTAAGTTTATCAAATTCCCCAGAATGGGATGAGTTATTGCAACCCACAGCTATTTACCTTCAAAATTCTGATGCCGCTTTCAAAGAAGTTGTTAAAGAAGTTCTTGACGAAGATATTCCAGAAACAAATGATAGTGCATCCTTTGATGCAACTCGCCAATTTTCGCCAGAGGAAATGGCTGAGCTTCAACGACGAGTTGATGAAAGTAATAAAGAGCTTGAATCTTCTGAGTTTGCAAAAAATGATCATTCCGATTATTCAGATTCAGTAATCAACCTTAATGAAACACAAACTTTTAAATTAAATATTGAAGATTAA